Proteins encoded in a region of the Stieleria neptunia genome:
- a CDS encoding aldehyde dehydrogenase family protein: MSTTLSPAPKSANEVDVKHTECFIDGKWVPAASGKTFATLNPATEQEIAQIAEGDAADVDAAAKAARHAFDAGDWPKMDARDRGRLLYKLADRMEQEIHALAALETLDNGKPLNDSLAADLPLAIDAIRYYAGYADKLHGSTIPIRGNYLCYTRREPIGVAGQIIPWNFPLLMLAWKWGPALAAGCTVVMKPAEQTPLTCLRMAQLAKEVGFPDGVINIVPGFGPTAGAACVKHPLIDKIAFTGEHRTAQIITRDSAETLKRLTFELGGKSPNVVFADADMDAAVEGAYIGLFLNQGQCCCAGSRVFVEKSCHDEFVEKLTALTMKRKVGDPFAEDTQQGPQVDKAQFDKIMSYIDKGKGEGAECVTGGDRVGDTGYFIAPTIFDNVQDDMSIATDEIFGPVMSVLTFDDKEDMIRRANNTFYGLAAAVWTRDISNAHDFAARVRAGTIWVNCYDVFDAAAPFGGFKMSGYGRELGEEGLKPYTESKTVTVKL, encoded by the coding sequence ATGAGCACCACACTCTCCCCAGCACCGAAATCGGCCAATGAAGTCGACGTGAAACACACCGAGTGCTTTATTGATGGCAAATGGGTCCCCGCGGCCAGCGGAAAGACCTTTGCCACGCTGAACCCCGCAACGGAGCAGGAAATCGCTCAGATTGCCGAAGGCGACGCGGCCGATGTGGACGCCGCCGCCAAGGCCGCCCGGCACGCCTTTGATGCCGGCGATTGGCCCAAGATGGACGCCCGAGATCGCGGGCGTTTGCTGTACAAGTTGGCCGATCGGATGGAACAGGAAATCCATGCCTTAGCGGCACTGGAAACACTCGATAACGGCAAACCGCTCAACGACAGCCTGGCGGCCGATCTGCCGCTGGCGATCGACGCGATCCGCTACTACGCCGGCTATGCGGATAAATTGCACGGCAGCACGATTCCGATTCGCGGCAACTATTTGTGCTACACGCGACGCGAACCGATCGGTGTGGCGGGCCAAATCATTCCTTGGAATTTTCCGCTCTTGATGCTGGCCTGGAAATGGGGCCCCGCCCTGGCCGCCGGATGCACCGTGGTGATGAAGCCGGCCGAACAGACACCGCTGACATGTTTGCGAATGGCTCAACTGGCCAAAGAGGTCGGATTCCCAGACGGTGTGATCAACATCGTGCCCGGTTTCGGTCCGACCGCCGGAGCGGCCTGCGTGAAACATCCGCTGATCGACAAGATCGCCTTCACCGGCGAACATCGCACGGCGCAGATCATCACCCGCGATTCGGCCGAGACGCTGAAACGATTGACGTTTGAACTCGGCGGCAAAAGCCCCAACGTCGTCTTCGCCGATGCCGACATGGACGCCGCCGTCGAAGGTGCCTACATCGGTCTGTTCCTCAACCAAGGCCAATGCTGTTGTGCGGGTAGCCGCGTCTTCGTCGAAAAGAGTTGCCACGATGAGTTCGTCGAAAAACTGACGGCGCTGACGATGAAACGAAAAGTCGGCGACCCGTTCGCCGAGGACACCCAACAGGGGCCACAAGTCGACAAGGCACAATTCGACAAGATCATGTCCTACATCGACAAGGGCAAAGGCGAAGGCGCCGAGTGCGTCACCGGTGGCGATCGCGTCGGCGACACCGGCTACTTCATCGCACCGACGATCTTTGACAACGTGCAGGACGACATGTCGATCGCGACCGATGAGATTTTCGGACCGGTGATGAGCGTGCTGACGTTTGACGACAAAGAAGACATGATCCGCCGAGCGAACAACACGTTCTACGGTTTGGCCGCCGCCGTCTGGACGCGCGACATCTCCAACGCCCACGACTTCGCTGCCCGCGTGCGAGCCGGCACGATCTGGGTCAATTGCTACGACGTGTTCGACGCCGCCGCCCCCTTCGGCGGGTTCAAGATGAGCGGCTACGGTCGTGAACTCGGCGAAGAAGGACTGAAACCGTACACCGAAAGCAAAACCGTGACGGTGAAGCTTTAG
- a CDS encoding YjhG/YagF family D-xylonate dehydratase, with amino-acid sequence MPSFFDTPPDPDSLVTHADGPAGTLPLTDDILRTWSSGDLFGLTQSVGMGFDPRRVLGDQYLILSTQGGLRENDGTPLALGYHTGHWEIGLLVRAAAEQLTERGAVPFSAYCSDPCDGRSQGTHGMFDSLPYRNDAAIIFRRLIRSLPRRKAVIGIATCDKGLPAMMMALAGAKDLPSVLVPGGVTLPATVGEDAGKVQSIGARYAKGEMTLEQASLEGCRACGTPGGGCQFLGTAATSQVVAEALGMTVPHAALGPSGGPIWTQMARDSADVAMEQVAAGATLGEILTEDALYNAMLIHAAVGGSTNLLLHIPAIAAAAGLKRPDAEMFRRINRSVPRFVDCLPNGPVGHPTIRFFLAGGVPEVAWHLRELGLLKSNARTVAGMTWDEILDQWRSSDRRAFCRARLAESDAVDPDDVIVPPAKAAAKGLTPTVSFPVGNLCPEGSVIKATSIDPSVIDDDDVYRKRGPARVFTSERDAIAAVKGQQGKPIVAGDVIVLIGRGPLGCGMEETYQITSALKYLSFGKEVALVTDARFSGVSTGACVGHVGPEALAGGPIAKVRDGDVIEIEIDRNSLDGRVELIESADGTPAATLLAERPPHPELAVESAMPEDTRLWAALQQVGGGAWGGCVYDVDEIIETLKAGIKARGQSTLEP; translated from the coding sequence GTGCCCAGTTTCTTCGACACCCCTCCCGATCCCGATTCGCTTGTCACCCACGCCGATGGGCCGGCCGGGACGCTACCGCTGACCGACGACATTTTGCGGACGTGGTCTTCCGGTGATCTGTTCGGGTTGACGCAAAGTGTGGGGATGGGATTTGACCCCCGACGCGTGCTGGGCGATCAATACTTGATCCTCAGCACACAGGGCGGTTTGCGAGAGAACGACGGGACGCCGCTGGCGCTCGGCTACCACACCGGGCACTGGGAAATCGGCTTGTTGGTGCGGGCAGCGGCCGAGCAGCTGACCGAGCGGGGTGCGGTGCCGTTTTCGGCCTACTGCAGCGATCCCTGTGACGGCCGCAGCCAAGGCACCCATGGGATGTTTGATTCGCTGCCGTACCGTAACGATGCGGCGATCATTTTTCGGCGGCTGATCCGATCACTGCCGCGGCGCAAGGCCGTGATCGGGATCGCGACCTGCGACAAGGGTCTGCCGGCGATGATGATGGCCTTGGCCGGGGCAAAGGACTTGCCCAGCGTGTTGGTTCCCGGCGGCGTCACCTTGCCCGCGACCGTCGGCGAAGATGCGGGAAAGGTCCAATCGATCGGCGCCCGTTACGCCAAAGGCGAAATGACGCTCGAGCAAGCGTCGCTGGAAGGCTGTCGGGCCTGCGGCACTCCCGGCGGCGGCTGCCAATTCCTCGGCACCGCCGCGACCAGCCAGGTGGTCGCCGAAGCATTGGGGATGACGGTTCCGCATGCGGCGCTCGGTCCCAGCGGCGGTCCGATCTGGACCCAGATGGCGCGTGACTCGGCCGATGTTGCCATGGAACAGGTTGCCGCCGGTGCCACGCTGGGCGAGATCCTGACCGAGGACGCGCTGTACAACGCGATGTTGATTCACGCCGCCGTCGGAGGCAGCACGAACCTGTTGCTGCACATCCCCGCGATCGCCGCCGCCGCGGGATTGAAACGTCCGGATGCAGAGATGTTTCGCCGGATCAATCGATCGGTCCCACGCTTTGTCGACTGTTTGCCCAACGGCCCGGTCGGGCATCCGACGATTCGGTTTTTCCTGGCCGGCGGTGTTCCCGAAGTCGCCTGGCATCTTCGCGAACTGGGATTGTTGAAATCCAACGCGCGGACGGTTGCCGGAATGACGTGGGACGAAATTTTGGATCAGTGGCGATCCAGCGATCGCCGAGCGTTTTGTCGTGCACGACTGGCTGAGTCCGACGCCGTGGATCCGGATGACGTGATCGTTCCACCGGCCAAAGCGGCTGCCAAGGGGCTGACCCCGACGGTCAGTTTTCCGGTCGGCAATCTGTGTCCGGAAGGATCGGTCATCAAAGCGACGTCCATCGACCCCAGCGTGATCGACGACGACGACGTCTATCGCAAACGGGGTCCGGCGCGGGTCTTCACCAGCGAACGCGATGCGATCGCCGCGGTCAAGGGACAGCAAGGCAAACCGATCGTCGCCGGGGACGTCATCGTGTTGATCGGCCGCGGACCGCTCGGATGCGGCATGGAGGAAACCTATCAAATCACATCGGCGCTGAAGTACCTGTCGTTCGGCAAAGAGGTCGCGTTGGTCACCGACGCCCGATTCTCCGGTGTCAGCACGGGAGCCTGTGTCGGTCATGTCGGGCCGGAAGCGTTGGCCGGCGGCCCGATCGCCAAGGTCCGCGACGGCGATGTGATCGAAATCGAAATCGACCGCAACAGCCTGGACGGTCGGGTCGAGTTGATCGAATCAGCCGACGGCACCCCGGCGGCGACCTTGCTGGCAGAACGCCCACCGCATCCCGAATTGGCAGTCGAATCGGCGATGCCCGAGGACACGCGTTTGTGGGCCGCACTGCAACAGGTCGGCGGCGGAGCCTGGGGCGGCTGCGTCTATGACGTCGACGAGATTATCGAGACGCTCAAGGCGGGCATAAAAGCTCGGGGGCAATCAACTTTGGAACCATAA
- a CDS encoding DUF167 domain-containing protein, producing the protein MNERLDYKQIDAETLRFRVRVTPGAKKAGVGGSHDGALKVAVHQAPENGKANQAVVKAIAKQLGISKSRVVIVAGETVRVKSIEVSGSAAAEAIERLTALASSPLR; encoded by the coding sequence GTGAACGAGCGGTTGGATTACAAACAGATCGATGCGGAGACGTTGCGGTTCCGCGTTCGCGTCACCCCGGGGGCCAAGAAGGCCGGCGTCGGCGGCAGCCACGACGGGGCGCTGAAGGTTGCCGTTCACCAGGCACCCGAAAACGGGAAAGCCAACCAGGCGGTCGTCAAAGCGATCGCCAAGCAACTCGGGATCAGCAAAAGCCGAGTCGTGATCGTGGCCGGAGAGACCGTGCGGGTGAAATCGATCGAGGTCAGCGGATCGGCCGCGGCCGAGGCGATCGAGCGTTTGACGGCCTTGGCATCGTCGCCTCTTCGATGA
- a CDS encoding transglutaminase-like domain-containing protein gives MIDKPIHRRSSLVAADQGNESPATFWLLPGVLLIQAIFVGSAFETKAMTLGAFAFALLVVGFFLQGIGQRAAARAKPLSPNRSPKHTSGPSQSVAPAISSDSRHKDHAGATSGSDHLMLLRKFAMLPVLLLVSGLGVSLRIVHHMSGNLNPVAMVVDSSSHVAFLVIATLWVFYPRRGHPAMLGFGLLLVLTTVTGGGVSQTITGQLVAALATVIAFAFAADHILRRWQRDGSAGRRKLPPQRPFPKPTPLPRSTVSISSHSDQATAGRSTLIYSVLALSVLLMSTSAAGHLVNRIVPGLQLDFFDRLSQSLEAVTANSIIGGSRYVRGSKLGSVRNHMIGDPGEPAVRAFAVTAPGYLRGTVFDFYRDGRWSLASHRNFRRGSEIASILPRAAKVDGPGETELVVSRGVRLDRFHVRKNWTEADADENLLGTIEVHNVPLKGQVVFTALSTDWIEAATSGAMLSHHDMVINGVDSRQPYVLGVSTDAPREALDPLRGAILLDVPNQLRRPIGAVTQSVCDGRLTARSKARAIEDYFQANFRYSLSGVTTPTDLDPIEHFLSTRHPAHCEFFASAAAIMLRTEGVPTRYVTGYVVTERSEGDDYWLARNRDAHAWVEAYDEISQQWFPVEATVGRTYRTLLTEESLMSTTDGAQDGFLAGEEDQSLFGMIVGRLLSFRATDSLTFLFRIAQLPLFCIVVALLWIRHRQKQKAGSDPMEFESRQMLHRVDRKLRKHALIRDRSETLHQFAARVEAVAGERREAASFLTTAAQWYRAYAAARYRGRMPTPMDVVGR, from the coding sequence ATGATCGATAAACCGATCCATCGACGCAGTTCGCTGGTCGCCGCCGATCAAGGGAACGAATCGCCGGCAACGTTTTGGTTGTTGCCGGGGGTGTTGCTGATCCAGGCGATCTTTGTGGGGTCGGCGTTCGAAACCAAAGCGATGACGTTGGGCGCGTTTGCGTTCGCATTGCTCGTGGTCGGTTTTTTTCTCCAGGGAATCGGGCAGCGCGCTGCCGCTCGGGCCAAGCCCTTGTCACCGAACCGTTCGCCGAAACATACATCGGGGCCGTCTCAATCGGTCGCGCCGGCAATTTCATCCGACTCACGCCACAAGGATCACGCCGGGGCGACTTCCGGCAGCGATCATTTGATGTTGCTGCGCAAATTTGCGATGTTGCCGGTCCTGCTGCTCGTCAGCGGACTGGGCGTGTCCCTGCGAATCGTGCACCACATGTCGGGCAATCTGAATCCGGTCGCGATGGTTGTCGATTCCTCGTCGCACGTCGCATTTTTGGTGATTGCGACGCTATGGGTTTTCTACCCACGTCGCGGGCATCCGGCCATGTTGGGCTTTGGCCTGTTACTGGTCCTGACGACCGTGACCGGCGGTGGTGTCAGCCAAACGATCACCGGCCAATTGGTCGCCGCGCTGGCGACGGTGATCGCATTTGCGTTTGCCGCCGACCACATTCTGCGGCGTTGGCAGCGTGATGGATCAGCGGGCCGGCGCAAGTTGCCGCCGCAAAGACCCTTTCCCAAGCCGACACCCCTGCCCCGATCCACGGTCTCGATCTCAAGCCATTCCGATCAGGCGACCGCCGGCCGCAGCACGCTGATCTATTCGGTGTTGGCACTCTCGGTGTTGCTGATGTCCACCAGCGCCGCCGGGCATTTGGTCAACCGGATCGTGCCGGGGTTGCAGTTGGATTTTTTCGATCGCCTCTCTCAATCGCTCGAAGCGGTGACGGCCAACTCCATCATCGGCGGTTCCCGCTATGTCAGGGGCAGCAAATTGGGGTCCGTCCGGAATCACATGATCGGAGATCCGGGCGAACCCGCCGTCCGCGCTTTCGCGGTCACCGCGCCCGGATATCTGCGTGGCACCGTGTTTGATTTTTATCGCGATGGCCGGTGGTCTTTGGCGTCCCATCGAAATTTCAGACGCGGTTCCGAGATCGCGTCGATTTTGCCGCGCGCGGCCAAGGTCGATGGTCCGGGTGAAACGGAACTGGTCGTCAGCAGAGGTGTCCGCTTGGATCGTTTTCACGTGCGAAAGAACTGGACGGAAGCAGACGCGGACGAAAACCTGTTGGGGACGATCGAAGTCCACAACGTGCCGCTGAAAGGCCAGGTTGTTTTTACAGCACTCTCGACGGATTGGATCGAAGCGGCAACGTCCGGCGCCATGCTCTCGCATCATGACATGGTGATCAACGGCGTGGACTCTCGACAGCCCTATGTGTTGGGGGTCAGCACCGATGCGCCGCGTGAAGCACTAGACCCGTTGCGCGGAGCCATCCTGCTCGACGTGCCGAACCAATTGCGGAGGCCCATCGGTGCGGTCACGCAATCGGTCTGTGACGGACGATTGACCGCCCGATCCAAAGCGCGTGCCATCGAAGACTACTTCCAGGCCAACTTCCGCTATTCCCTCAGTGGTGTCACGACACCCACAGATCTTGATCCGATCGAACACTTCTTGAGTACTCGGCACCCGGCGCACTGCGAGTTTTTTGCCAGCGCCGCCGCCATCATGCTGCGGACCGAAGGCGTCCCGACGCGCTACGTGACCGGGTACGTCGTGACCGAACGGAGCGAGGGCGACGACTATTGGCTGGCGAGGAATCGCGACGCCCACGCTTGGGTCGAAGCCTACGATGAAATCAGCCAGCAATGGTTTCCCGTCGAGGCTACGGTCGGGCGGACGTACCGAACCTTGCTGACCGAAGAAAGTTTGATGAGCACGACCGACGGTGCCCAAGACGGTTTCTTGGCCGGCGAGGAGGACCAATCACTGTTTGGGATGATCGTGGGTCGGCTGTTGTCGTTCCGCGCGACCGATTCGTTGACCTTTCTGTTTCGCATCGCCCAGTTGCCACTGTTTTGCATCGTCGTGGCACTGCTCTGGATTCGTCACCGGCAAAAACAGAAGGCCGGCAGCGATCCGATGGAATTCGAAAGTCGACAAATGCTGCATCGGGTGGATCGAAAGCTACGCAAACATGCCCTGATTCGTGATCGATCCGAAACCCTGCATCAGTTCGCCGCCAGGGTCGAAGCGGTTGCCGGCGAGCGGCGCGAAGCGGCGAGTTTTTTGACCACTGCTGCTCAGTGGTATCGAGCCTACGCCGCGGCTCGCTACCGCGGCAGAATGCCAACCCCCATGGATGTGGTGGGCCGGTGA
- a CDS encoding DUF58 domain-containing protein, with product MSVEVSVDPSAAPSQQRGGQNLGSRERGNRFGVAVGWNWRRVAGRVLQGLARLLTAPIRAYLSLRRSMTVASVSVLLALFMTLNVIWGFPWNGMMGAAVGLLAVGFAINRIMCPRLKLSVSLPRSAVAGHPFSVNVRLTNARMLPALNLRVGWHREGVRDIYPRRSVTAWDASPSVSLDLLRSGDQMQWHGAMRFDGRGLHELPDFQVASTFPFYLFHCRRAMATDTQIAITPAPACDDDDSTTRALLAAIGDWAHQLVAGAPVEYVGNREYEVGVPVRRWDFASWARLGRPIVREYQSPSIQAVTLIVDTSQRPVDDRSASRAQLKQRTREAEEWFERLMSVTATAIAEITSRRVQLNLCLTHEPIVELPTRSLTQPTDGVELMLVRLAAATPVDPLTGQERLGEAIQTLGTQPTLIFSMLDLGDPERVGLAGTLPGHVTYMPIRPPKHEGRGAGSGDTDDR from the coding sequence GTGAGTGTGGAGGTGTCGGTCGATCCGTCTGCCGCCCCAAGCCAGCAACGTGGCGGCCAGAATCTTGGCAGCCGTGAACGGGGCAACCGCTTCGGCGTCGCGGTGGGGTGGAACTGGAGGCGGGTGGCGGGGCGCGTGTTGCAGGGTTTGGCGCGCCTTCTGACCGCTCCGATTCGAGCTTATTTGTCGCTTCGCCGTAGCATGACCGTCGCCTCGGTGTCGGTGTTGTTGGCGTTGTTCATGACGCTCAACGTGATCTGGGGTTTTCCCTGGAACGGCATGATGGGTGCCGCCGTGGGGCTGCTGGCGGTCGGATTCGCCATCAATCGAATCATGTGTCCGCGTTTGAAACTGAGCGTTTCGCTGCCCCGATCCGCCGTCGCCGGACACCCGTTCTCGGTCAACGTTCGGCTGACCAATGCCAGGATGTTGCCGGCGTTGAATCTACGTGTGGGCTGGCACCGTGAAGGGGTCCGCGACATCTACCCTCGGCGCAGCGTGACGGCATGGGACGCCTCACCGTCGGTGTCGCTGGACCTGTTGCGCAGCGGCGACCAGATGCAATGGCACGGGGCGATGCGATTTGACGGTCGAGGCCTTCACGAGTTGCCCGACTTTCAAGTCGCATCCACCTTTCCGTTTTACTTGTTTCATTGCCGCCGCGCCATGGCAACCGATACCCAGATCGCGATCACGCCGGCGCCGGCCTGCGACGACGACGATTCGACGACACGTGCGTTGCTCGCCGCGATCGGCGACTGGGCACATCAGCTCGTCGCCGGAGCCCCGGTGGAGTACGTCGGGAACCGGGAGTATGAAGTCGGTGTCCCGGTGCGGCGTTGGGACTTTGCCTCCTGGGCGCGGCTGGGGCGTCCGATCGTTCGCGAGTATCAATCGCCGTCCATCCAGGCTGTGACGCTGATCGTCGACACGTCGCAGCGGCCGGTCGATGATCGTTCCGCCTCACGCGCCCAGCTGAAGCAGCGGACGCGCGAGGCGGAGGAATGGTTCGAACGATTGATGTCGGTCACCGCGACCGCGATCGCCGAGATCACCAGTCGACGGGTGCAGCTGAATCTTTGTTTGACCCATGAGCCGATCGTCGAACTGCCCACGCGCTCGCTGACCCAGCCGACCGACGGAGTCGAGTTGATGCTCGTCCGCCTGGCGGCTGCCACGCCGGTCGATCCACTCACGGGACAAGAACGTCTGGGCGAGGCGATCCAAACGCTCGGGACGCAACCGACGTTGATTTTTTCGATGCTGGATCTCGGCGATCCGGAGCGTGTCGGATTGGCCGGCACGCTGCCCGGTCATGTGACCTACATGCCGATCCGACCCCCAAAACACGAGGGCCGCGGCGCGGGTTCGGGAGACACGGATGATCGATAA
- a CDS encoding AAA family ATPase: MFTHGNESRQSENDAESSPDVPAIDQRERRDSPSPVGRPPTDPEVARALLENIETVRTQLQSVIRGKADVIDSVLTCILAEGSVLVEDVPGVGKTTLAKSIAALIDLDFQRIQCTPDLLPSDILGSAIFQPASGEFHFRRGPIFCNLLIADEINRASPRTQSALLEAMAESQVTIDSTLYRLEKPFIVIATQNPVGFEGTYPLPESQLDRFLFRLSMDYPDQESEIDLLLDQASHDPSSELTPVMHRDDLATLQRFVREVTVDRKVVRYLVALVNATRQDTRLRVGCSPRGSKMLLRAAQARAVLDQRDYVLPDDIQEVAVAVLAHRVSMRSMSTSWNDAASVIDELMRQTEVVV, encoded by the coding sequence ATGTTCACCCACGGAAACGAATCGCGACAGTCAGAAAACGACGCCGAGTCGTCTCCCGATGTCCCGGCGATCGACCAGCGGGAACGGCGTGATTCCCCCTCTCCGGTCGGCCGGCCGCCAACCGATCCCGAGGTCGCCCGGGCGCTGTTGGAAAACATCGAGACGGTCCGGACGCAATTGCAGAGCGTGATCCGCGGCAAAGCGGACGTCATCGATTCGGTGTTGACGTGCATCTTGGCCGAGGGATCGGTGCTGGTCGAGGATGTGCCGGGAGTCGGCAAGACCACGCTGGCCAAATCCATCGCGGCCCTGATCGACCTGGATTTCCAGCGGATCCAGTGCACGCCCGACCTGCTGCCATCGGACATCTTGGGCAGCGCCATCTTCCAGCCGGCCAGCGGCGAGTTTCACTTTCGTCGCGGCCCGATTTTTTGCAACCTGTTGATCGCCGACGAAATCAACCGCGCCTCGCCGCGAACCCAGAGCGCCCTGTTGGAGGCGATGGCCGAGTCTCAGGTGACGATCGATTCGACGCTGTATCGGTTGGAAAAACCGTTTATCGTCATCGCGACTCAAAACCCGGTCGGTTTCGAGGGCACCTATCCCCTGCCGGAATCGCAACTGGATCGTTTCCTGTTCCGATTGTCGATGGATTACCCCGATCAAGAAAGCGAAATCGATTTGTTGCTCGATCAAGCATCGCACGATCCATCGAGCGAGCTGACGCCGGTGATGCATCGAGACGACCTGGCGACGCTGCAGCGATTTGTTCGCGAAGTCACGGTGGATCGAAAGGTGGTTCGCTATCTGGTGGCGCTGGTCAACGCGACCCGTCAGGACACACGGTTGCGGGTCGGTTGCAGTCCCCGGGGATCGAAGATGTTATTGCGCGCGGCCCAGGCTCGGGCGGTGCTGGACCAGCGGGATTACGTGTTGCCCGACGACATACAAGAAGTCGCGGTCGCCGTGCTCGCCCACCGGGTCTCGATGCGATCGATGTCCACGTCGTGGAATGACGCGGCGTCCGTGATCGACGAACTGATGCGGCAAACGGAGGTGGTGGTGTGA
- a CDS encoding rhodanese-like domain-containing protein: protein MSDDYPIEIDVQTVKALQDSDESFLLLDVRQDEEYATAKIDGSVLIPMGELGQRLDELEPHKDQRIVVHCHHGGRSMQVTEALRSRGFDKTQNMAGGIDAWSLQVDSAVPRY, encoded by the coding sequence ATGTCTGACGACTATCCGATCGAAATTGATGTTCAAACCGTCAAAGCACTCCAGGATTCGGACGAATCCTTTCTGTTGCTCGATGTGCGACAAGACGAAGAGTATGCGACCGCAAAGATCGACGGCAGCGTGCTGATTCCGATGGGGGAGCTGGGCCAACGCCTGGATGAATTGGAGCCGCACAAGGATCAACGGATCGTGGTGCATTGCCACCACGGCGGGCGGAGCATGCAGGTGACCGAGGCCTTGCGGTCGCGTGGTTTTGACAAAACCCAAAACATGGCCGGCGGGATCGACGCCTGGAGCCTGCAGGTCGACAGCGCGGTTCCGCGTTATTAA
- the hisG gene encoding ATP phosphoribosyltransferase, whose product MGQLSNNLRIGLPSKGRLSELSGELLLQAGLNFRRQNRGLFAKVKGLPIDLVFLRTDDIPTLVAEGAIDMGFTGSDLVEEANANVTTRMRLGVGRCRLAICIPDDSTIRSANELDGKRIATSFPHITKAYLGQHNALAHMVSLSGSVEVMIQLGVADAIVDLVETGSTLAANRLRILEEIGSYETILIQNDACRDSEMADRVVRRLEGVVIARDYSLLEYNIPTAKLGEAEKITPGFNSPTIGTLEDEAWRSVRVMVRSSEVIDVMEKLERLGASAIFQTTISNCRL is encoded by the coding sequence ATGGGACAACTGAGTAACAATTTGAGAATCGGGCTTCCCAGCAAGGGACGACTGAGTGAGTTGTCCGGCGAACTGCTGCTGCAAGCCGGGCTCAATTTTCGCCGCCAGAACCGCGGTCTGTTCGCCAAGGTCAAGGGGCTGCCGATCGATTTGGTCTTCTTGCGGACCGATGACATCCCGACCCTGGTGGCCGAGGGCGCCATCGACATGGGATTCACCGGCAGCGATTTGGTGGAAGAAGCCAATGCCAACGTGACGACCCGGATGCGATTGGGCGTCGGCCGCTGCCGTCTGGCGATTTGCATTCCCGATGACAGCACGATCCGATCGGCCAACGAGCTTGACGGAAAACGCATCGCGACCAGTTTTCCCCACATCACCAAAGCCTACTTGGGACAACACAATGCGCTGGCGCACATGGTTTCGCTCTCCGGCAGCGTCGAAGTGATGATCCAATTGGGGGTGGCCGACGCGATCGTGGATCTGGTGGAAACCGGCAGCACGTTGGCGGCCAACCGATTGCGAATCCTGGAAGAAATCGGTTCCTACGAAACGATTTTGATTCAGAACGATGCCTGTCGCGATTCGGAGATGGCCGATCGTGTGGTGCGACGGTTGGAAGGCGTGGTGATCGCGCGCGATTACTCGCTGCTGGAATACAACATTCCGACCGCCAAGCTGGGCGAAGCGGAGAAGATCACGCCGGGATTCAATTCGCCAACCATCGGAACGCTCGAAGATGAAGCCTGGCGGAGCGTCCGCGTGATGGTGCGGAGCAGCGAGGTGATCGATGTGATGGAAAAACTCGAACGACTCGGCGCCTCGGCAATCTTCCAAACCACCATCTCCAACTGTCGCCTTTAG
- a CDS encoding phosphoribosyl-ATP diphosphatase, producing the protein MSDSLLPLRRLMQTLTERAQTRPEGSYTTKLMEAGTAKIGEKILEEARELIEAADEPGEGGREHFIYEAGDLIYHTLVMLAYRGVDLDEVAAELGRREGTSGLVEKANRSQTKTDE; encoded by the coding sequence ATGTCTGACTCGCTCCTGCCGCTGCGGCGACTGATGCAAACCTTGACCGAGCGAGCCCAGACGCGTCCGGAGGGGTCCTACACGACGAAGTTGATGGAGGCCGGAACCGCCAAGATCGGCGAGAAAATCTTGGAAGAGGCGCGCGAATTGATTGAGGCGGCCGACGAACCGGGCGAGGGCGGCCGCGAGCACTTCATCTATGAGGCCGGGGATCTGATTTATCACACCCTGGTGATGTTAGCCTATCGCGGTGTCGATCTGGACGAGGTCGCCGCGGAACTGGGGCGTCGCGAAGGGACGTCCGGACTGGTCGAAAAAGCCAATCGAAGCCAAACGAAAACAGACGAATAG